A window of Oligoflexus sp. contains these coding sequences:
- the rplC gene encoding 50S ribosomal protein L3 encodes MTIHGLIAKKVGMTRVLDAEGQMIPVTLLKIEGQKVTKILTPERDGYHGIQVGYYEKPERKLSKPDVARLRKVSVGESYTRFKEFRTEGTLDGVNIGTAMNASAFSEVGAVDVTGVTKGHGFEGAITRWGHSSGRRSHGSNFYRLPGSLGMRTTPGRVFKNKEVPGHMGCVQVTVQNLKVVDVDVEANVIALKGSVPGFRNGFVIIKPSVKAKELKK; translated from the coding sequence ATGACAATTCACGGACTAATCGCAAAAAAAGTGGGAATGACCCGGGTCTTGGACGCTGAAGGTCAAATGATTCCCGTGACTCTTCTCAAAATCGAAGGTCAAAAAGTTACCAAGATCCTGACTCCTGAGCGCGATGGCTATCATGGCATTCAGGTGGGTTACTACGAAAAACCAGAGCGCAAGCTGAGCAAGCCCGATGTGGCTCGTCTTCGCAAGGTCTCGGTTGGCGAAAGTTACACCCGTTTCAAGGAATTCCGTACCGAAGGCACGCTTGATGGCGTGAACATTGGTACCGCAATGAACGCTTCCGCATTCTCGGAAGTGGGCGCTGTTGATGTCACCGGCGTGACCAAGGGTCACGGCTTCGAAGGTGCGATTACACGCTGGGGTCACTCCTCGGGTCGCCGTTCGCACGGTTCGAACTTCTATCGCTTGCCTGGTTCGCTCGGTATGAGAACGACCCCAGGTCGCGTATTTAAGAACAAAGAAGTTCCGGGTCACATGGGTTGCGTGCAGGTTACTGTTCAGAACCTGAAAGTCGTCGATGTCGATGTGGAAGCCAATGTTATTGCTCTCAAAGGCTCCGTTCCCGGGTTCCGCAATGGCTTTGTTATCATCAAACCTTCTGTGAAAGCCAAAGAACTCAAAAAATGA
- the rplD gene encoding 50S ribosomal protein L4, translating to MQVQVKDIKGNNVKSIDLPDSIYNVELNDHVLHHVVKAYLANQRQGTHATKTRAYVSGGGKKPYKQKGTGGARAGSTRAHNRPGGAVAHGPQPRDYRLKINKKVKDLAIRVALSDKARHGKLVVVSDFAGVNAYSTKAVLGALKALNAPKALLSDVREDDFLYRSARNIHGAEAKSPLDFNAMDLLRYETLVISEKALEALNARVSEEA from the coding sequence ATGCAAGTCCAAGTCAAAGACATCAAGGGTAACAACGTCAAGTCGATCGACCTTCCGGATTCGATCTACAACGTTGAACTTAACGATCACGTTCTTCACCACGTGGTAAAAGCCTACCTGGCCAACCAACGCCAAGGTACGCACGCTACCAAAACCCGCGCCTACGTGAGCGGCGGTGGTAAGAAGCCTTATAAGCAAAAGGGTACTGGTGGTGCTCGCGCTGGTTCGACCCGCGCCCATAACCGTCCAGGTGGTGCTGTGGCCCACGGTCCTCAGCCTCGTGACTACCGTCTGAAGATCAACAAGAAGGTGAAAGATCTCGCCATTCGCGTTGCTCTCTCCGACAAAGCTCGTCACGGCAAACTGGTTGTTGTTAGCGACTTCGCAGGCGTTAACGCGTATTCGACCAAAGCTGTGCTCGGCGCCCTGAAAGCCCTGAACGCGCCAAAAGCTCTGCTCTCCGACGTTCGTGAAGACGATTTCCTTTATCGTTCGGCACGCAACATCCACGGTGCAGAAGCCAAGTCGCCTCTGGATTTCAACGCTATGGATCTGCTTCGCTACGAGACTCTGGTCATCAGCGAAAAAGCTCTGGAAGCTCTCAACGCTCGCGTTAGTGAGGAAGCATAA
- the rplW gene encoding 50S ribosomal protein L23 — protein sequence MHPFHVIVRPVLSEKSNGVREAQGKYTFIVQKDATKEDVKKAVAALWDVKVESVRTLIQRGKFKRRGARYSQTSLVKKAIVKLVAGSKLPIFEDQ from the coding sequence ATGCATCCATTTCATGTGATCGTTCGCCCAGTTCTGTCGGAAAAATCGAACGGCGTTCGTGAAGCTCAAGGCAAATACACTTTCATCGTGCAGAAAGATGCCACCAAAGAAGACGTCAAGAAAGCTGTTGCGGCTCTTTGGGATGTGAAAGTGGAATCGGTTCGCACTTTGATTCAACGCGGTAAGTTCAAGCGTCGCGGCGCTCGCTACTCCCAGACTTCGCTGGTCAAAAAAGCGATCGTGAAGCTGGTTGCTGGTTCGAAACTGCCGATCTTTGAAGACCAATAA
- the rplB gene encoding 50S ribosomal protein L2, whose translation MAIKQYKPTSASQRGTSVVDYSVLDRVEPYGPLVESTKRNGGRNNTGRITVRHQGGGARRHYRLIDFKRDKRDISGRVEYIEYDPNRTAFIARIVYKDGERRYILAPDGLKKGDEVLAAATVDVKPGNAMPLKSIPFGTPVHNIEMKVGKGGQLARSAGVSAQLVGRVDGYAQLRMPSGEMRRVREECYATIGVVSNSDHFNVKIGKAGRTRWLGIRPTVRGVAMNPVDHPHGGGEGRTSGGRHPCTPWAVQTKGHKTRHNKRTDKDIIRRRKSK comes from the coding sequence ATGGCTATCAAGCAATACAAACCGACATCAGCATCTCAACGCGGTACCTCCGTTGTTGATTACAGTGTCCTTGATCGCGTGGAACCGTACGGTCCTCTCGTAGAGTCTACAAAGAGAAACGGCGGCCGCAACAACACGGGCCGTATTACGGTTCGCCATCAGGGCGGTGGCGCTCGTCGCCACTACCGTCTGATCGACTTCAAGCGCGACAAGCGTGATATCTCGGGACGCGTTGAGTACATCGAATACGATCCTAACCGGACCGCATTCATCGCTCGTATCGTCTACAAAGACGGTGAGCGTCGTTATATCCTGGCTCCGGACGGCCTTAAAAAAGGTGACGAAGTTCTCGCGGCTGCGACTGTAGACGTGAAACCCGGTAATGCCATGCCTTTGAAGAGCATCCCCTTCGGTACTCCGGTACACAATATCGAGATGAAGGTGGGTAAAGGCGGTCAGCTGGCTCGTAGCGCTGGCGTTTCCGCTCAGCTGGTCGGCCGTGTAGACGGTTACGCTCAGCTCCGCATGCCTTCCGGTGAAATGCGCCGCGTTCGTGAAGAATGCTACGCAACCATCGGTGTGGTCTCCAACTCTGACCATTTCAACGTGAAAATCGGTAAAGCCGGCCGTACTCGCTGGTTGGGTATTCGTCCCACTGTTCGCGGTGTGGCTATGAACCCGGTCGATCACCCTCACGGTGGTGGTGAAGGTCGTACATCCGGTGGTCGTCACCCATGTACTCCTTGGGCTGTGCAGACGAAAGGTCACAAGACCCGTCATAATAAGCGCACGGACAAGGATATCATCCGCCGTCGTAAAAGCAAGTAA
- the rpsS gene encoding 30S ribosomal protein S19, which yields MARSVKKGPFVDGYLYKKAEQALKDKKPIKTWSRRSTIVPDFVGLNFLVHNGKKFVPVFVSENMVGHKLGEFAPTRTYFGHGSDKKGKK from the coding sequence GTGGCTCGTTCAGTTAAAAAAGGCCCCTTCGTGGATGGCTATCTCTATAAGAAAGCCGAGCAGGCTCTTAAAGATAAGAAGCCGATCAAAACCTGGAGCCGTCGCTCGACGATCGTTCCTGACTTTGTCGGCCTGAATTTCCTCGTACACAACGGGAAGAAATTTGTTCCAGTGTTCGTGTCCGAGAATATGGTCGGCCATAAGCTAGGTGAATTCGCTCCAACGCGCACCTACTTCGGCCACGGGTCTGACAAAAAAGGCAAAAAGTAA
- the rplV gene encoding 50S ribosomal protein L22, whose product MERQYQAVLRNTRIAPRKARLVADLVRGMPVAVALDALRVTNKKASPLFSKLIQSAMANATSTSTVDIDRLVVQEAYVNEGEKLKRYLPRAQGRATQVKKRSSHIIVKLAEI is encoded by the coding sequence TTGGAACGTCAGTATCAAGCAGTTCTTCGGAACACGCGAATCGCCCCGCGCAAAGCGCGGCTGGTAGCTGATCTCGTTAGAGGGATGCCCGTCGCGGTCGCTCTGGATGCACTCCGGGTGACCAATAAGAAGGCTTCTCCTCTTTTCTCGAAACTCATTCAGTCCGCCATGGCGAATGCAACTTCGACCTCGACTGTCGACATCGACCGTCTCGTTGTGCAAGAAGCCTATGTCAACGAAGGTGAGAAGTTGAAGCGTTACCTGCCCCGCGCGCAAGGTCGTGCGACACAGGTGAAGAAGCGTTCGTCACACATCATCGTTAAACTGGCTGAGATTTAA
- the rpsC gene encoding 30S ribosomal protein S3: MGQKVNPIGFRTGITRPWASRWYAKNDYAKFLHEDLRIRDYIMKKFDSAGVSKVEIERAAANMRVNIFSSRPGIIIGKKGAGAESLKDELVKICKLSSGDPNVNVYEIQKPDADANLAAQNIKQQLVRRVSFRRAMKKVIASAIKAGAKGIKVSCSGRLGGADMSRIEKYREGRVPLHTLRADIDYGTAEALTTYGLIGIKVWIYKGDILTDQ, encoded by the coding sequence GTGGGACAGAAAGTAAATCCAATTGGTTTTCGTACCGGTATCACACGCCCCTGGGCCTCGCGCTGGTATGCAAAAAATGATTACGCAAAATTCCTGCACGAAGACCTGCGCATTCGCGACTACATCATGAAGAAGTTCGACAGCGCCGGTGTATCGAAAGTAGAGATCGAGCGTGCAGCCGCTAACATGCGCGTGAACATCTTTTCGAGCCGCCCTGGTATCATCATCGGCAAGAAAGGTGCAGGCGCAGAGAGTCTGAAAGACGAACTGGTTAAGATCTGCAAACTTTCGTCGGGCGATCCCAATGTGAACGTCTACGAAATCCAAAAACCAGACGCCGATGCCAACCTTGCTGCTCAAAACATTAAGCAGCAGCTGGTTCGCCGGGTATCCTTCCGCCGCGCGATGAAAAAAGTGATCGCTTCCGCGATCAAAGCCGGCGCCAAAGGTATCAAGGTCAGCTGTTCGGGTCGTCTCGGTGGTGCGGATATGTCCCGGATCGAGAAATATCGCGAAGGTCGCGTTCCCCTCCATACCCTGCGTGCGGACATTGACTACGGCACAGCCGAAGCTTTGACCACCTATGGTTTGATCGGGATTAAGGTCTGGATCTACAAAGGCGACATTCTGACCGATCAATAA